Proteins co-encoded in one Kocuria flava genomic window:
- a CDS encoding RNA degradosome polyphosphate kinase, whose product MTGGTGAAPGHPRGHGDRDRIDDPLPAVPQVLDGHHGPERFLDREASWIAFNTRVLELAEDPELHLLERVQFLSIVASNLDEFFMVRVAGLKRRIATGIARPAASGLSPAAQMEEIAARAHELMARHARAFHELVRPELAREDIHLVGWADLDEDARRRLSQDFRQRVFPILTPLAVDPAHPFPYISGLSLNLAVLVRNPVSGKRLFARLKVPDQLPRLLSADGPRAGSRPGRQVRFIPLEDVIAEHLDELFPGMEIEEHHAFRVTRNEDLEVEEDDAENLLQALEKELLRRRFGPAVRLEVTDRIGAEVLDLLVSELGIDETEIYRLPAPLDLRGLGVIAGIDRPELHYPRHVAHTSRYLNAAETAKAADVFAATRAQDVLLHHPYDSFATSVQAFLEQAAADPRVQAIKQTLYRTSGDSPIVDALIDAAEAGKQVLALVEIKARFDEQANISWARKLEQAGVHVVYGIVGLKTHCKLSLVVRQEEHGLRRYVHIGTGNYHPSTARYYEDLGLLTCDPEVGEDVSRLFNQLSGYAPKTEFRRLLVAPRSVRSGLIDLVEAEIAHHRAGRPARIRVKCNSMVDEAVIDALYRASQAGVPVDVVVRGICALRPGVPGLSETVRVRSVLGRFLEHSRVYAFCNGGDPLVYIGSADMMHRNLDRRVETLVRITAPHQARALVRLLERYAADTTSSWHLDADGTWTRHHRDEHGRPLEDVQEWLLRSRVSGLRTL is encoded by the coding sequence GTGACCGGCGGGACCGGCGCCGCCCCCGGGCACCCGCGGGGCCACGGCGACCGGGACCGGATCGACGACCCCCTGCCCGCGGTCCCGCAGGTGCTCGACGGCCACCACGGGCCCGAGCGCTTCCTCGACCGGGAGGCCAGCTGGATCGCGTTCAACACCCGGGTCCTCGAGCTCGCGGAGGACCCCGAGCTGCACCTGCTGGAGCGGGTGCAGTTCCTGTCCATCGTCGCCTCGAACCTCGACGAGTTCTTCATGGTCCGCGTCGCGGGGCTCAAGCGGCGCATCGCCACCGGCATCGCCCGGCCCGCGGCCTCGGGGCTGTCCCCCGCCGCGCAGATGGAGGAGATCGCGGCCCGCGCCCACGAGCTCATGGCCCGCCACGCCCGCGCCTTCCACGAGCTGGTCCGGCCCGAGCTCGCCCGCGAGGACATCCACCTCGTGGGCTGGGCGGACCTCGACGAGGACGCCCGGCGGCGGCTCTCCCAGGACTTCCGGCAGCGGGTCTTCCCGATCCTCACGCCGCTGGCGGTCGACCCGGCCCACCCGTTCCCCTACATCTCCGGGCTCAGCCTCAACCTCGCCGTGCTCGTGCGCAACCCCGTGTCCGGCAAGCGGCTCTTCGCCCGCCTGAAGGTCCCCGACCAGCTGCCCCGGTTGCTGTCCGCGGACGGGCCCCGGGCCGGCTCCCGGCCGGGGCGGCAGGTGCGCTTCATCCCGCTCGAGGACGTGATCGCCGAGCACCTCGACGAGCTGTTCCCCGGCATGGAGATCGAGGAGCACCACGCCTTCCGCGTCACCCGCAACGAGGACCTCGAGGTCGAGGAGGACGACGCCGAGAACCTGCTGCAGGCCCTCGAGAAGGAGCTGCTGCGCCGCCGCTTCGGCCCGGCCGTGCGCCTGGAGGTCACCGACCGGATCGGGGCGGAGGTCCTGGACCTGCTCGTCTCCGAGCTGGGCATCGACGAGACCGAGATCTACCGGCTGCCCGCGCCCCTGGACCTGCGCGGGCTCGGGGTGATCGCCGGCATCGACCGCCCGGAGCTGCACTACCCCCGGCACGTGGCCCACACCTCCCGCTACCTCAACGCCGCCGAGACGGCCAAGGCCGCCGACGTCTTCGCCGCGACCCGGGCCCAGGACGTGCTGCTGCACCACCCCTACGACTCCTTCGCCACGAGCGTGCAGGCCTTCCTCGAGCAGGCCGCCGCCGACCCGCGGGTGCAGGCGATCAAGCAGACGCTCTACCGCACCTCCGGGGACTCCCCGATCGTCGACGCCCTGATCGACGCCGCCGAGGCCGGCAAGCAGGTCCTCGCGCTGGTGGAGATCAAGGCCCGCTTCGACGAGCAGGCCAACATCTCCTGGGCCCGCAAGCTCGAGCAGGCCGGGGTGCACGTGGTCTACGGGATCGTGGGGCTGAAGACCCACTGCAAGCTCTCCCTGGTGGTGCGCCAGGAGGAGCACGGGCTGCGCCGCTACGTGCACATCGGCACCGGCAACTACCACCCCTCCACCGCCCGCTACTACGAGGACCTCGGGCTGCTGACCTGCGACCCGGAGGTCGGGGAGGACGTCTCGAGGCTGTTCAACCAGCTCTCCGGCTACGCGCCCAAGACCGAGTTCCGCCGCCTGCTCGTGGCCCCGCGCTCGGTGCGCTCGGGGCTGATCGACCTCGTGGAGGCCGAGATCGCCCACCACCGGGCGGGACGGCCGGCGCGGATCCGGGTCAAGTGCAACTCGATGGTCGACGAGGCCGTCATCGACGCCCTCTACCGGGCCTCCCAGGCCGGGGTGCCGGTCGACGTGGTCGTGCGCGGGATCTGTGCGCTGCGCCCCGGGGTGCCGGGGCTGTCGGAGACGGTGCGGGTGCGCTCGGTGCTGGGCCGGTTCCTGGAGCACTCCCGCGTCTACGCGTTCTGCAACGGCGGGGACCCGCTGGTCTACATCGGCTCGGCGGACATGATGCACCGCAACCTGGACCGGCGCGTCGAGACGCTCGTGCGGATCACCGCCCCCCACCAGGCCCGCGCCCTGGTGCGGCTGCTGGAGCGCTACGCCGCGGACACCACGAGCAGCTGGCACCTGGACGCGGACGGCACCTGGACCCGCCACCACCGCGACGAGCACGGCCGCCCGCTGGAGGACGTCCAGGAGTGGCTGCTGCGCAGCCGGGTCTCCGGGCTGCGGACGCTGTGA
- a CDS encoding YgfZ/GcvT domain-containing protein gives MTGYRSPLLARPGAVEAGGADRGVAAHYGDPLREQRALERTPGTVVDLSHKGVVTVTGPDRLSWLTTLSSQVLTGLAPGQGTETLFLSVQGRIETAPHVVDDGATTWLITEAGETAPLAGWLESMRFALRVEVADRTADWAVLGATGPVPGADGPSWRDPWPGIAPGGWSYAHPEGPHPGERRTWWEHLVPRAELEVRTRDLPLAGVWAAEALRIAAWRPRWGAETDERTIPHELDLLRTAVHLAKGCYKGQETIARVHNLGHPPRRLVLLDLDGSEHTLPPAGAEVRAGERVVGRVTSAQLHHEEGPIALAVLKRTTDPAAVLEVVDGNERWAAAQQVIVAPDAGQVVGRRQGGFLRGPRA, from the coding sequence GTGACCGGCTACCGCTCCCCGCTGCTGGCCCGGCCCGGGGCCGTCGAGGCCGGCGGCGCCGACCGCGGCGTCGCCGCCCACTACGGCGACCCCCTGCGCGAGCAGCGCGCCCTCGAGCGCACCCCCGGGACCGTCGTGGACCTCTCCCACAAGGGCGTGGTCACGGTCACCGGCCCGGACCGCCTCAGCTGGCTGACGACCCTCTCCTCCCAGGTGCTCACCGGGCTCGCACCCGGACAGGGCACCGAGACGCTCTTCCTCTCCGTGCAGGGCCGGATCGAGACCGCCCCCCACGTCGTCGACGACGGCGCGACCACGTGGCTGATCACGGAGGCCGGGGAGACCGCCCCGCTCGCCGGGTGGCTGGAGTCCATGCGCTTCGCCCTGCGCGTCGAGGTCGCCGACCGGACCGCGGACTGGGCCGTGCTCGGCGCGACCGGGCCCGTGCCCGGCGCCGACGGCCCGTCGTGGCGCGACCCCTGGCCCGGGATCGCCCCCGGGGGGTGGAGCTACGCCCACCCCGAGGGCCCGCACCCGGGGGAGCGGCGCACCTGGTGGGAGCACCTGGTCCCGCGCGCCGAGCTGGAGGTCCGCACCCGCGACCTGCCGCTGGCCGGGGTGTGGGCCGCTGAGGCGCTGCGCATCGCCGCGTGGCGCCCGCGCTGGGGCGCCGAGACGGACGAGCGCACGATCCCGCACGAGCTGGACCTGCTGCGCACGGCGGTGCACCTGGCGAAGGGCTGCTACAAGGGCCAGGAGACGATCGCCCGGGTGCACAACCTCGGCCACCCGCCCCGCCGCCTCGTGCTGCTGGACCTGGACGGCTCCGAGCACACGCTGCCCCCCGCCGGCGCCGAGGTGCGCGCGGGGGAGCGGGTCGTCGGCCGGGTCACCTCCGCGCAGCTGCACCACGAGGAGGGCCCGATCGCGCTGGCCGTGCTCAAGCGCACGACCGACCCCGCCGCGGTGCTCGAGGTCGTGGACGGCAACGAGCGCTGGGCCGCCGCCCAGCAGGTGATCGTCGCCCCGGACGCCGGGCAGGTCGTCGGCCGCCGCCAGGGAGGCTTCCTGCGCGGTCCCCGCGCCTGA
- the mshD gene encoding mycothiol synthase has product MPQPAPHRLDRPAVPPAAELAALAARAAAADGDPPFSDQTLVELRSGGPGRVRTVLGRDAGGELAGAAVAVQDAGVPVVELVVDPAHRGHGLGGALAAALAAELTGPVRAWAHGGHPGAAVLAARHGLRPVRDLHRLLRPLRGAADLPLPDALPAGFRLRAFEPGRDEQEWLRVNAAAFADHPEQGRMSLEDLREREAEAWFDPAGFLLAVPEDDPGTVAGFHWTKIHPGEDGRPPLGEVYAVGIAPEHQGAGLGRALTAAGVNHLARSGPAEVMLYVDGDNTAAMRLYEALGFRPWHLDVMYAGELPARGTGEDA; this is encoded by the coding sequence GTGCCGCAGCCCGCGCCGCACCGACTCGATCGCCCCGCCGTCCCGCCCGCCGCGGAGCTCGCCGCCCTCGCGGCCCGGGCCGCGGCCGCCGACGGAGACCCGCCGTTCTCCGACCAGACCCTCGTGGAGCTGCGCTCGGGCGGTCCGGGCCGGGTCCGCACCGTCCTGGGCCGGGATGCCGGCGGCGAGCTCGCCGGCGCCGCCGTGGCCGTGCAGGACGCCGGGGTCCCCGTCGTCGAGCTGGTCGTGGACCCCGCCCACCGCGGGCACGGGCTGGGCGGGGCGCTCGCGGCCGCGCTCGCCGCGGAGCTCACCGGCCCCGTCCGCGCCTGGGCCCACGGCGGGCACCCCGGCGCCGCGGTGCTGGCCGCCCGCCACGGGCTGCGGCCCGTGCGCGACCTGCACCGGCTGCTGCGCCCGCTGCGCGGCGCCGCGGACCTGCCGCTGCCCGACGCCCTGCCGGCCGGCTTCCGGCTGCGCGCGTTCGAGCCGGGCCGGGACGAGCAGGAGTGGCTGCGGGTCAACGCCGCGGCCTTCGCCGACCACCCGGAGCAGGGCCGGATGAGCCTCGAGGACCTGCGCGAGCGCGAGGCCGAGGCCTGGTTCGACCCCGCGGGGTTCCTCCTGGCCGTGCCCGAGGACGACCCGGGGACCGTCGCGGGCTTCCACTGGACCAAGATCCATCCCGGCGAGGACGGACGCCCGCCGCTGGGCGAGGTCTACGCCGTGGGCATCGCCCCCGAGCACCAGGGGGCGGGGCTGGGCCGGGCGCTCACCGCCGCCGGCGTCAACCACCTGGCCCGCAGCGGGCCCGCCGAGGTCATGCTCTACGTGGACGGGGACAACACCGCGGCGATGCGCCTGTACGAAGCGCTGGGCTTCCGCCCCTGGCACCTCGACGTGATGTACGCCGGGGAGCTGCCGGCCCGCGGGACCGGGGAGGACGCGTGA
- a CDS encoding response regulator transcription factor codes for MFQILLLTDADGPSTSVLPALDLLNHRVVALPTRAVSGGLDGHEPDVVLLDGRSDLITARNLAQLLTAKGLEAPLLMVLTEGGMAAVAANWMVDDVVLETAGPAEVEARLRLASARGAVPETEDGTLIRAGAVTIDDAAYSAHVNGQPLNLTYKEFELLKYLAQHAGRVFTRAQLLSEVWGYDYYGGTRTVDVHVRRLRAKLGADHENLITTVRNVGYSFSTARGRTP; via the coding sequence GTGTTCCAGATCCTGCTGCTGACCGACGCGGACGGACCCTCGACCTCGGTGCTGCCGGCGCTGGACCTGCTCAACCACCGGGTGGTGGCGCTGCCCACGCGCGCCGTCTCGGGCGGGCTCGACGGCCACGAGCCCGACGTGGTGCTGCTGGACGGGCGCAGCGACCTGATCACCGCCCGCAACCTCGCCCAGCTGCTCACCGCGAAGGGGCTCGAGGCGCCGCTGCTGATGGTCCTCACCGAGGGCGGGATGGCGGCCGTGGCCGCGAACTGGATGGTCGACGACGTCGTGCTCGAGACCGCCGGCCCCGCCGAGGTCGAGGCCCGGCTGCGCCTGGCCTCCGCCCGCGGCGCCGTGCCGGAGACCGAGGACGGGACGCTCATCCGGGCCGGGGCCGTGACCATCGACGACGCCGCCTACTCCGCCCACGTCAACGGCCAGCCGCTGAACCTGACGTACAAGGAGTTCGAGCTGCTCAAGTACCTGGCCCAGCACGCCGGGCGCGTGTTCACCCGGGCCCAGCTGCTGAGCGAGGTCTGGGGCTACGACTACTACGGCGGCACGCGTACGGTGGACGTGCACGTGCGGCGGCTGCGGGCCAAGCTCGGCGCCGACCACGAGAACCTGATCACGACCGTGCGCAACGTGGGCTACAGCTTCTCCACGGCCCGCGGCCGCACCCCCTGA
- a CDS encoding GNAT family N-acetyltransferase, which translates to MTDQHPAPRIHEDPSLRVVRNDDRERFELWRDEQFIGFEAFEEHEDGTVELRTTIVGEQFGRQGYARTLVTMLLEDARAQGRRVCATCPYVQEYLHRFPQYQDLLAPSCELPPAPAVREKRRRWSLPRAH; encoded by the coding sequence GTGACCGACCAGCATCCCGCGCCGAGGATCCACGAGGACCCGAGCCTGCGCGTCGTCCGCAACGACGACCGCGAGCGCTTCGAGCTGTGGCGGGACGAGCAGTTCATCGGCTTCGAGGCCTTCGAGGAGCACGAGGACGGGACCGTGGAGCTGCGCACCACGATCGTGGGCGAGCAGTTCGGCCGCCAGGGCTACGCCCGCACGCTCGTGACGATGCTGCTCGAGGACGCCCGGGCGCAGGGCCGGCGCGTGTGCGCCACCTGCCCCTACGTGCAGGAGTACCTGCACCGCTTCCCCCAGTACCAGGACCTGCTGGCGCCGTCGTGCGAGCTGCCGCCCGCCCCGGCCGTGCGCGAGAAGCGGCGGCGGTGGTCCCTCCCTCGCGCCCACTAG
- a CDS encoding FABP family protein: MPIEIPSDLTPELVPFAWLLGTWEGEGFLGYGDVEQRPFRQRVSFEQNGLPFLQYRAETTLLDEEGQPLRPATAEQGFWQLDRPLEDGDVGPGMLPPDVVPVLRNAEDVERLRNADGGFDVLVTLTHPGGMAELYVGQIKGPRIDLATDAVVRARGAKEYSAATRMYGLVHGDLFWAWDMAALGDPLATHASAQLRKVG, translated from the coding sequence GTGCCCATCGAGATCCCCTCGGATCTGACCCCCGAGCTCGTCCCGTTCGCCTGGCTGCTGGGCACGTGGGAGGGCGAGGGGTTCCTCGGCTACGGGGACGTCGAGCAGCGTCCCTTCCGGCAGCGCGTGAGCTTCGAGCAGAACGGCCTGCCCTTCCTGCAGTACCGGGCGGAGACCACGCTCCTCGACGAGGAGGGGCAGCCGCTGCGCCCGGCCACCGCGGAGCAGGGGTTCTGGCAGCTCGACCGCCCGCTCGAGGACGGCGACGTCGGCCCCGGGATGCTGCCGCCGGACGTCGTGCCGGTGCTGCGCAACGCCGAGGACGTCGAGCGGCTGCGCAACGCCGACGGCGGCTTCGACGTGCTCGTGACCCTCACCCACCCCGGCGGGATGGCGGAGCTCTACGTCGGTCAGATCAAGGGCCCGCGCATCGACCTGGCCACCGACGCCGTGGTCCGCGCCCGGGGGGCCAAGGAGTACTCGGCCGCCACCCGGATGTACGGGCTGGTGCACGGGGACCTGTTCTGGGCCTGGGACATGGCCGCCCTGGGAGACCCGCTGGCGACCCACGCCTCGGCCCAGCTGCGGAAGGTCGGGTGA
- the asd gene encoding aspartate-semialdehyde dehydrogenase, whose amino-acid sequence MTFRSGDQVGFVGWRGMVGSVLVQRMQEEGDFAGIDPVFFSTSSAGRTAPDPAGTGDPGVLQDAYDLEALSRLPVVVTAQGGDYTKDVHAKLRASGWDGLWIDAASTLRMSEDAIIVLDPVNRDVIDRGLERGVKDFVGGNCTVSCLLMGLGGLFRNDLVEWATSMTYQAASGGGARHMREVLQQFGDLHGAVAGELADPASAILEIDRKVLAAQRGDALDTTMFGAPLSGSLIPWIDADLGNGQSREEWKAAAETNKILGRTDRYAQDWVPMDGLCVRIATMRSHSQALTIKLREDLPVEEVERIIDADNEWATVVPNTKEDTVRELTPVATSGTLTIPVGRIRKLSVGPGYISAFTIGDQLLWGAAEPLRRMLRIATGTL is encoded by the coding sequence ATGACTTTTCGCTCGGGTGACCAGGTAGGGTTCGTCGGCTGGCGCGGCATGGTGGGCTCCGTGCTCGTGCAGCGCATGCAGGAGGAGGGGGACTTCGCGGGCATCGACCCGGTGTTCTTCTCCACCTCCAGCGCCGGGCGCACCGCACCGGACCCGGCCGGGACGGGCGACCCCGGCGTGCTGCAGGACGCCTACGATCTCGAGGCGCTCTCCCGGCTGCCGGTGGTCGTGACCGCCCAGGGCGGGGACTACACCAAGGACGTGCACGCGAAGCTGCGCGCCTCGGGCTGGGACGGGCTGTGGATCGACGCCGCCTCGACCCTGCGGATGTCCGAGGACGCGATCATCGTCCTGGACCCGGTCAACCGCGACGTCATCGACCGCGGCCTCGAGCGCGGGGTGAAGGACTTCGTGGGCGGCAACTGCACCGTCTCCTGCCTGCTCATGGGCCTGGGCGGGCTGTTCCGCAACGACCTCGTGGAGTGGGCGACCTCCATGACCTACCAGGCGGCCTCCGGCGGCGGGGCCCGGCACATGCGCGAGGTGCTCCAGCAGTTCGGGGACCTGCACGGGGCCGTCGCGGGCGAGCTCGCCGACCCGGCCTCGGCGATCCTCGAGATCGACCGCAAGGTCCTGGCCGCCCAGCGCGGCGACGCCCTGGACACCACCATGTTCGGCGCGCCCCTCTCCGGGTCCCTCATCCCCTGGATCGACGCCGACCTCGGCAACGGCCAGTCCCGCGAGGAGTGGAAGGCCGCCGCCGAGACCAACAAGATCCTCGGGCGCACCGACCGGTACGCCCAGGACTGGGTGCCCATGGACGGGCTGTGCGTGCGGATCGCCACGATGCGCTCCCACTCCCAGGCGCTGACGATCAAGCTGCGCGAGGACCTGCCGGTCGAGGAGGTCGAGCGGATCATCGACGCCGACAACGAGTGGGCCACGGTCGTGCCCAACACCAAGGAGGACACGGTCCGGGAGCTGACCCCCGTGGCGACCTCCGGGACCCTCACCATCCCGGTGGGGCGGATCCGCAAGCTCTCCGTGGGGCCGGGCTACATCAGCGCCTTCACGATCGGCGACCAGCTGCTGTGGGGCGCGGCCGAGCCGCTGCGCCGGATGCTGCGCATCGCGACCGGGACCCTCTGA
- a CDS encoding dihydrofolate reductase has protein sequence MSGGRGPVVGAIWAQTPGGVIGRDGGMPWSAPEDLAFFRRTTTGHPVVMGRRTWESFPERFRPLPDRTNIVVTSAPERVAGEGVLTAGSWAGAVERALAAPGAERIWVIGGAVLLAEALADGPHPVTEALVTTIGLDVEGDTFAPVLDDAVWDTEPVVAPSVSRGGPTWRVDRRTRR, from the coding sequence GTGAGCGGCGGGCGCGGCCCCGTGGTCGGGGCGATCTGGGCACAGACCCCCGGCGGGGTGATCGGCCGCGACGGCGGGATGCCCTGGTCCGCGCCGGAGGACCTCGCGTTCTTCCGCCGCACGACCACCGGCCACCCGGTCGTGATGGGCCGGCGCACGTGGGAGTCGTTCCCCGAGCGCTTCCGCCCCCTGCCGGACCGGACGAACATCGTGGTCACCTCCGCCCCGGAGCGGGTCGCCGGGGAGGGCGTGCTGACCGCCGGGTCGTGGGCCGGGGCCGTGGAGCGGGCGCTCGCCGCCCCGGGGGCGGAGCGGATCTGGGTCATCGGCGGGGCCGTGCTCCTCGCCGAGGCCCTCGCGGACGGGCCCCACCCGGTGACCGAGGCGCTCGTGACGACGATCGGCCTCGACGTCGAGGGCGACACCTTCGCCCCCGTGCTCGACGACGCCGTCTGGGACACCGAGCCGGTCGTGGCGCCCTCGGTCTCCCGCGGCGGACCCACCTGGCGCGTGGACCGGCGCACCCGGCGCTGA
- a CDS encoding GntR family transcriptional regulator codes for MTADAEGIPAGLSVDPADPAPPSEQLRRAVLRGREDGTLPAGTRLPPVRRLAEVLGLAANTVAKAYRELEAAGAIETRGRRGSFVRGGEPAEERAARAARRYAEEVRALGLAPERALALVAAQLGRSTPASAATP; via the coding sequence GTGACCGCCGACGCGGAGGGCATCCCGGCCGGTCTCTCGGTCGACCCCGCGGACCCGGCCCCGCCCTCCGAGCAGCTGCGCCGGGCGGTGCTGCGCGGCCGGGAGGACGGCACCCTGCCGGCCGGCACGCGCCTGCCGCCGGTGCGCCGGCTCGCCGAGGTGCTGGGCCTGGCCGCCAACACGGTCGCCAAGGCCTACCGCGAGCTGGAGGCCGCCGGGGCGATCGAGACCCGCGGGCGCCGGGGCAGCTTCGTGCGCGGCGGGGAACCGGCCGAGGAGCGCGCGGCCCGGGCGGCCCGCCGGTACGCCGAGGAGGTCCGGGCGCTGGGGCTGGCCCCGGAACGGGCCCTCGCCCTGGTCGCCGCCCAGCTGGGGCGTTCCACGCCTGCCAGCGCCGCCACACCGTGA
- a CDS encoding thymidylate synthase → MTAPASPGPVPTPYEDLLREVLEQGVHKADRTGTGTRSLFGRQIRFDLAESFPLLTTKRVHFRSVALELLWFLRGESNVRWLQERGVSIWDEWADEDGELGPVYGVQWRSWPVPGGGSIDQIAKVVEQIRTTPDSRRHVVTAWNPAEVDEMALPPCHALFQFYVEPRPEGPARLSCQLYQRSADMFLGVPFNIASYALLTVLVAQQTDLVPGEFVWTGGDCHVYDNHLEQVREQLSREPYPYPRLRLARRPATVFDYAYEDFELLGYRHHPAIPAPVAV, encoded by the coding sequence ATGACCGCCCCCGCCTCCCCCGGGCCCGTGCCCACGCCCTACGAGGACCTCCTGCGCGAGGTGCTCGAGCAGGGGGTGCACAAGGCCGACCGCACCGGCACCGGCACGCGCAGCCTCTTCGGCCGCCAGATCCGCTTCGACCTCGCGGAGTCCTTCCCGCTGCTGACCACCAAGCGGGTGCACTTCCGCTCGGTGGCCCTCGAGCTGCTGTGGTTCCTGCGGGGCGAGTCCAACGTGCGCTGGCTGCAGGAGCGCGGGGTGAGCATCTGGGACGAGTGGGCGGACGAGGACGGCGAGCTCGGCCCGGTCTACGGCGTCCAGTGGCGGTCCTGGCCCGTCCCGGGCGGCGGGTCGATCGACCAGATCGCGAAGGTCGTGGAGCAGATCCGCACGACCCCCGACTCCCGCCGCCACGTCGTGACGGCGTGGAACCCCGCCGAGGTCGACGAGATGGCGCTGCCGCCGTGCCACGCGCTGTTCCAGTTCTACGTCGAGCCCCGCCCGGAGGGACCCGCACGGCTGTCCTGCCAGCTCTACCAGCGCTCCGCGGACATGTTCCTGGGGGTGCCGTTCAACATCGCCTCCTACGCGCTGCTCACCGTGCTGGTCGCCCAGCAGACGGACCTGGTGCCCGGGGAGTTCGTGTGGACCGGCGGGGACTGCCACGTCTACGACAACCACCTCGAGCAGGTCCGCGAGCAGCTCTCCCGCGAGCCCTACCCGTACCCGCGGCTGCGCCTGGCCCGCCGCCCGGCGACGGTCTTCGACTACGCCTACGAGGACTTCGAGCTCCTCGGCTACCGCCACCACCCCGCGATCCCGGCCCCGGTGGCGGTGTGA
- a CDS encoding NUDIX hydrolase — protein MPSRSSSRTAYRSSEPGPDGPPADVLAAGCLCWRRAGEGLEVLLVHRPRYDDWSFPKGKQDDGETLPETACREVREEVGLLPRLGVPLPAIRYPVGDSVKDVLYWAAEFGPGARPAPDGKEVDEVRWVDPDAARGMLGNRSDVAPLDRLVALHGAGDLATRPAIVVRHAKAKPRSSWSRAEGDRPLAATGKRQALAVTRLLQAWSPERVLTSPWLRCLSTVVPYARKAGVKVRERPQLTEAAHRRHPRKAAAVVQTVLDKDAPVALCTHRPVLPTALSVLARQMDPRLAAQLPQKDPWLSPGELLVLQVSRRHRRRVVSVELVKPFDD, from the coding sequence ATCCCGTCGCGCAGCTCGTCGCGCACGGCCTACCGCAGCTCCGAGCCGGGCCCCGACGGGCCCCCGGCCGACGTCCTGGCGGCGGGCTGCCTGTGCTGGCGCCGCGCCGGCGAGGGCCTGGAGGTCCTCCTCGTCCACCGGCCCCGCTACGACGACTGGTCCTTCCCCAAGGGCAAGCAGGACGACGGCGAGACGCTGCCCGAGACCGCCTGCCGCGAGGTGCGCGAGGAGGTCGGGCTGCTCCCGCGCCTCGGGGTCCCCCTGCCGGCGATCCGCTACCCCGTGGGGGACTCCGTCAAGGACGTCCTGTACTGGGCCGCGGAGTTCGGCCCCGGCGCCCGGCCGGCCCCGGACGGCAAGGAGGTCGACGAGGTCCGCTGGGTCGACCCGGACGCGGCCCGGGGGATGCTCGGCAACCGCTCCGACGTGGCGCCCCTGGACCGTCTCGTGGCCCTGCACGGGGCCGGCGACCTCGCCACCCGCCCCGCGATCGTGGTGCGCCACGCCAAGGCCAAGCCGCGCTCGTCCTGGTCCCGCGCCGAGGGCGACCGCCCGCTCGCGGCGACCGGCAAGCGCCAGGCCCTGGCCGTGACCCGCCTGCTCCAGGCCTGGTCCCCGGAGCGGGTCCTCACCTCCCCGTGGCTGCGCTGCCTCTCCACCGTGGTGCCCTACGCCCGCAAGGCCGGGGTCAAGGTCCGCGAGCGCCCGCAGCTGACCGAGGCCGCCCACCGGCGCCACCCCCGCAAGGCCGCCGCCGTGGTGCAGACGGTCCTGGACAAGGACGCGCCCGTGGCCCTGTGCACGCACCGGCCCGTGCTGCCCACCGCCCTCAGCGTCCTCGCCCGGCAGATGGACCCGCGGCTCGCGGCGCAGCTGCCGCAGAAGGACCCGTGGCTCTCCCCCGGGGAGCTGCTCGTGCTGCAGGTCTCGCGCCGGCACCGCCGCCGGGTCGTGTCCGTGGAGCTCGTGAAGCCCTTCGACGACTGA